A stretch of Carya illinoinensis cultivar Pawnee chromosome 14, C.illinoinensisPawnee_v1, whole genome shotgun sequence DNA encodes these proteins:
- the LOC122294734 gene encoding protein RGF1 INDUCIBLE TRANSCRIPTION FACTOR 1-like has protein sequence MVLIASHLLPRWLEVLLTEKFYNACIIHEEAKKNEKNVYCLDCCISLCPHCLSPHRTHRLLQIRRYVYHDVIRLDDAAKLIDCAFVQSYTTNSAKVVFLHERPQTRNFRGSGNFCSTCDRSLQDPYLFCSLSCKIDHLIRTEVEISKYLFDCKSLSLPEPGLEDCSITADCVLEPTGSSQTSSGSGGCGGVDCRTFACTATTEVVRKKRTSLSVYGSACRPVCSPVPEISASLMNRRKGTPQRAPLY, from the exons ATGGTG CTTATTGCTTCCCATCTTCTACCTCGGTGGCTTGAGGTACTTCTCACAGAGAAGTTCTACAACGCATGCATAATTCACGAAGAGGCCAAGAAGAACGAAAAGAATGTCTATTGTCTGGACTGTTGCATCAGTCTCTGCCCGCACTGCTTGTCCCCTCACCGCACTCACCGACTCTTGCAG ATAAGAAGGTATGTTTATCACGATGTTATAAGGTTGGATGATGCTGCAAAGTTGATTGACTGTGCCTTCGTTCAA TCGTACACGACCAACAGTGCAAAAGTGGTATTTTTGCACGAAAGGCCGCAGACAAGGAACTTCAGGGGCTCCGGCAACTTTTGCAGCACCTGTGACAGAAGCCTACAAGACCCATACCTCTTCTGCTCCCTCTCCTGCAAG ATTGATCATCTCATCAGGACGGAAGTTGAAATCTCGAAGTATCTCTTCGATTGCAAGTCCTTGTCCTTACCCGAGCCGGGTTTAGAGGACTGTTCGATTACTGCCGACTGTGTCCTTGAACCTACCGGTTCGAGCCAAACCTCTTCTGGGTCGGGTGGATGTGGTGGGGTGGACTGCAGGACATTTGCTTGCACTGCCACAACCGAGGTTGTGAGGAAGAAGAGGACTAGCTTGTCGGTGTATGGATCGGCGTGCCGGCCGGTATGTTCGCCAGTCCCAGAAATCTCGGCAAGTTTGATGAACCGGAGAAAAGGGACTCCACAAAGAGCTCCACTTTATTGA
- the LOC122294997 gene encoding vesicle-associated protein 1-3-like, whose protein sequence is MGTGDLLSVHPTELKFQFEVKKQSSCSLQLTNKTDKYVAFKVKTTNPKKYCVRPNAGIVLPQSTCSVTVTMQAPKELPPDLQCKDKFLLQSVVAADGATTKDITPDMFSKEDGKAVKEFKLRVIYIPANPPSPVPEGSEEGSPPRASVLENGHQNMSLFDSVSRSLEDPKEKSSEAWSMISKLTEEKTLALEQNQKLHQELDLMKKQMSKSGAGGFSLLIAMLVGLLGILVGYFFN, encoded by the exons ATGGGTACTGGGGATCTTCTAAGCGTTCACCCTACAGAACTCAAATTCCAGT TTGAAGTGAAGAAACAAAGTTCATGTTCTTTGCAACTGACCAATAAAACAGATAAATATGTGGCGTTCAAG GTCAAAACAACTAACCCCAAAAAGTATTGTGTCCGTCCCAATGCTGGTATTGTTTTGCCCCAAAGCACATGCAGTGTTACAG TAACAATGCAAGCTCCAAAAGAGTTACCCCCTGATTTGCAGTGCAAGGACAAATTTCTCCTCCAAAGTGTTGTTGCAGCAGATGGTGCAACTACAAAAGACATTACTCCGGATATG TTTAGCAAAGAAGATGGCAAGGCTGTCAAAGAGTTCAAGTTGAGGGTCATTTACATTCCTGCAAATCCCCCATCACCTGTACCTGAAGGATCCGAAGAAGGTTCTCCTCCCAGGGCATCAGTGCTTGAGAATGGGCATCAAAATATGTCATTATTTGATTCT GTATCAAGATCTTTAGAGGATCCTAAAGAGAAGTCTTCAGAG GCATGGTCTATGATTTCTAAGTTGACTGAGGAGAAAACTTTGGCCTTGGAACAAAATCAGAAATTACATCAAGAACTG GATCTGATGAAAAAACAAATGAGCAAAAGTGGTGCCGGTGGCTTCTCTTTATTAATTGCGATGCTGGTTGGTCTCCTTGGCATCCTGGTTGGTTACTTTTTCAATTAA